TCAGGTCGAAGTGCGACAGCATCACGAGACAATGAAACCACAAATCGGCGACCTCGCCGACGAGCGCCTTCGGCGCGCCGCCGTGGCGCGCGTCCTTCGCGGCGAGCACGACTTCGGTCGCTTCCTCGCCGATCTTCTTCAGGACCGCGTCGTCACCTTTATGAAAGAGTCGCGAAACGTAGGATTGTTCCGGATCGCCGCCTTTCCGGCTGTCGATGACGGCGGCAAGGCGAAGCAGCGTGTCCAGCGTGGTGGCTTGCGTCATTTGTAAATGCTTTCTGGGTCTTTCAGGACCGGCTCGACGGCGACCCACTCGCCGCCCTCGGCCGTTCCCTCGAATTTCTGGAAGAAGCAGGAATGGCGGCCCGTATGGCACGCGATGCCCGACACCTGCTCGACCTTGAGCAGCACGACATCTTCATCGCAATCGAGCCGCACTTCGTACACGTGCTGCACGTGCCCCGATTCTTCGCCCTTGAACCACAGGCGCTGTCGCGAGCGCGAGAAGTACACGGCGCGCTTCAGTTCGATGGTTTTCGCCAACGCTTCGCGGTTCATCCACGCGAACATCAGCACGTCGTTGGTCGATGCTTCCTGCGCGATGACGGGCACGAGGCCGTTCGCGTCCCACTTCACCTTATCGAGCCAATTCGTCGGGTCGCTCACGGCTCAGATCCTCACCGAAATGCCTTGATCGGCCATGAAACGCTTCGCTTCGCCGACCGTATGCTCGCCGTAGTGGAAGATGCTTGCGGCGAGCACGGCGTCGGCGTGCCCTTCGACGATGCCGTCCGCCAGATGCTTCAGGGACCCGACGCCGCCCGACGCGATCACCGGCACAGGCACGGCATCCGACACGGCGCGCGTCAGCGCCAGATCGAAGCCGGCTTTCGTGCCGTCGCGATCCATGCTGGTCAGCAGGATTTCGCCCGCGCCGAGTTCGGCCATCTTGCGCGCCCATTCCACTGCGTCGATGCCGGTCGCCTTGCGGCCGCCGTGCGTGAACACTTCCCAGCGCGGCGGCTCGCCTTCTCCCGACACGCGCTTCGCGTCGATCGCGACGACGATGCACTGCGAGCCGTGCTTGTCCGACGCGTCGCGCACGAGTTGCGGATTTGCCACCGCCGAGGAGTTCATGCTGATCTTGTCCGCGCCCGCGTTCAGCAAGCGCCGGACGTCCTCGACCGCGCGCACACCGCCGCCGACGGTCAGCGGAATGAAGACCTGCGAGGCCACCGCCTCGATGATCGGCAAAATGAGATCGCGCTGATCGGACGTCGCGGTGATGTCGAGGAACGTGAGTTCGTCGGCGCCCTGATCGTCGTAGCGTCGCGCGATTTCGACGGGATCGCCCGCGTCGCGCAGTTCGACGAAGTTGACGCCCTTCACCACGCGCCCAGCGGTCACGTCGAGACAGGGGATGATGCGTTTTGCGAGAGCCATGTTCTAGCTACTGCCGGTTCGGTACGGTTAAGGGCGGCCAGCGCCGCCCGGCGCGCTTAAGTGTGCTCGCGCGAGAGAAGCCGGAAATGCGGCCTTAAGCGTCGTCCGCTTCGCGCAGCGCGTCGGCGCGCGTTTGCGCCGCTTTGAAATCGAGATCGCCCGAATAGATCGCGCGTCCGCAGATCACGCCTTCGATGCCTTCGTCCTCGACTTCGCAGAGCGATTCGATGTCCGAGATGCTCGACAACCCGCCGCTTGCGATCACCGGAATCTTGACCGCTTGCGCGAGCCGCACCGTCGCGTCGATGTTGATGCCCTGAAGCATGCCGTCGCGGCCGATGTCCGTGTAGATGATCGACTCGCAGCCGTAGTCCTCGAACTTGCGGCCGAGGTCCACGACTTCGTGGCCGGTCAGCTTGCTCCAGCCGTCGGTGGCGACCTTGCCGTCTTTCGCGTCCAGTCCGACGATGATGTGCCCGCCGAACGCGCTGCACGCGTCTTGCAGAAAACCCGGATTCTTCACCGCCGCCGTGCCGATGATCACGTACGAAAGGCCGTCGTCCAGATAGCGTTCGATGGTGTTCAGGTCGCGGATGCCGCCGCCGAGCTGCACCGGAATCTCGCTGCCCACTTCTTCGATGATCGCCCGAATGGCGTCGCCGTTCTTCGGCTTGCCCGCGAACGCGCCGTTCAGGTCGACCAGGTGGAGTCTGCGCGCGCCCTTATCGACCCAATGCCGGGCCATCGCCGCCGGATCTTCTGAAAAAATGGTCGCCTGGTCCATATCGCCTTGCTTCAGGCGCACGCACTGACCGTCTTTGAGATCGATGGCCGGAATGAGCAGCATAGGTATCGCGTATCTTCTGGGTGAATGTGATTGAAACGGCCGCGCGGGCCGTCTCGCTAGTGTAGTACAAGTCTCGCGGCACTCAATCGTGCGGGGACGCGGCCGCGAGGCTAACGCGCGACGCCGCTCACGGGTTCCAGTGAACGAAGTTCCGATAGAGGCGCAAGCCCGCGTCGGCGCTCTTTTCCGGGTGAAACTGCGTCGCGAAGATGTTGTCGCGGGCGACCGCCGACGTGAACGCATCGCCGTAGACCGTTTCGCCCGATGTGTGCGCCGGGTTCTCCGGCGCGACGTGATAGCTGTGCACGAAGTAGAAGAACGCGCCGTCCGCGATGCCGTCCCAGACCGGATGCGCCTGCGTCTGGCGCACGCGGTTCCAGCCCATCTGCGGCACTTTGAAGCGCGAGCCGTCGTCCTGCACGCGGCCTTCGAGCTGAAAACGCACCACCTTGCCCGGGAACAGGCCGAGGCCGCGCGTGTCGCCTTCTTCGCTCCAGTCGAAGAGCATCTGCTCGCCGACGCACACGCCGAGCATCGGCTTTTCGCGCGACGCCTGCATCACCGCTTCCTGGAGGCCCGATTGCCCGAGATGCGCCATGCAGTCGCGCATCGCGCCCTGTCCCGGCAGCACGATGCGATCGGCCGCGTGAATGGCCTGCGGCTGATCGACGATCGCCACGTCCGCGTCGGGCGCGGCCTTCTTCAGCGCCTGATACACCGAGCGCAGGTTGCCCATTCCGTAATCAACAATCGCAATCGAAGTTTTCATTTCAAGGTAGGCATCAGGGCCTTCAAGCCGTTGACGATGAATTCCACCGCCAGCGCGGACAGCATCAATCCCATGAGACGCGTGCCGATATTGATTCCGGTGCGCCCGACCCAGCGCGCGATCGGCTCCGCGAGATTCAGCGCGCCGAAGCACAACGCCGCGATGATCGCGCCCAGCACGACGAGCCCGAAGCGGTCGTACCAGTGCTGCGCACTTGCAGCATAGACGATCACCGTGCTGATCGATCCCGGGCCCGTGAGCAGCGGAATGGCGAGCGGCACGACTGCGATGCTGTTGCGCTCTTCCGCTTCCATGCGCTCTTCGGGCGTCGAGCGCGCGTTGCCCACTTGCGCGTTCAGCATGCTGATCGCCATGAGCAGCATGATGATGCCGCCGCCCACTTCGAACGATCCGACCGAGATACCGAAGAACGCGATGATCTGCTGCCCGAGCAACGCTGTCACGGCGATCACGCAGAACACCGAAATACACGCGACGCGGATGGTGTTGCGCTTCTCCACGTCCGATTGCTGCGAGGTGAGGCTCAGAAAAAACGGTATTGCGCCGATCGGGTTGATCAGCGCGAGCAAGGATATGAACGACTTGAAGAGATCCATCGCGAATGGCCGGCCGAGTTGAACGCTGTGCGGCGCCGAATCGGCAAACGGCTGATCAGAGACTGCCTTTGGTCGATGGAATCTGTCCCGCCGCGCGTTCGTCGACTTCGACGGCCATGCGCAGCGCGCGGCCGAAGGCCTTGAACACGGTCTCGACCTGATGATGCGCGTTGATGCCGCGCAGGTTGTCGATATGCAGCGTCACGCCCGCATGATTCACGAAGCCGCGGAAGAATTCGATGGTGAGATCGACATCGAACGTGCCGATGCGCGAGCGCGTGAACGGCACATGGAATTCGAGCCCCGGCCGTCCTGAAAAATCGATCACGACGCGCGACAGCGCCTCGTCGAGCGGCACGTACGAATGACCATAGCGGCGAATGCCCTTGCGATCGCCGATGGCCTTCGCCACCGCTTGCCCGAGCGTGATGCCGGTGTCTTCGACGGTATGGTGATCGTCGATATGAAGGTCGCCATGCGCTTCGATTTCGAGGTCGAACAGGCCGTGACGGGCAATCTGGTCGAGCATGTGATCGAGAAACGGCACGCCGGTGGCGAGCTTCTGCTTGCCGGTGCCGTCCAGATCGAGCTTTACACGGATCTGCGTTTCGCTGGTGTTGCGAACGACTTCCGCAATGCGCATGGTGTTTCCTTGAGACTTTTCAAAAAGGGGTTCAGTTGGGCGCGAGCTTTCTCAGCGCCGCGAGCATCTGCGCGTTCTCTTCGGCCGTTCCGACCGTCAAACGCACGCAATTCGTAAGCAACGGATGCATTTTACTCACGTTTTTCACCAAAACCCGCGAAGTCAGCAGGGTTTCGAACGCGAGCGCCGCGTCGGGTACGCGCACGAGCAGGAAGTTGCCCGCGCTTGGATAGACCGTCATACCGGGCAGCGCGGCGACTTCACGCGCCAGGTCGGCCCGCGCCTCGCGCAGCGCGGCGGCTTGCGCGTCCAGCAGGTCGAGATGATCGAGCAGGAAATCGGCGGTGGCCTGCGTCAGCACGTTGATGTTGTACGGCGGGCGCACCTTGTCGAACTGCGCGATCCACGCGGGCGAACCGGCCATGTAACCGAGGCGGATGCCCGCGAGGCCGAGCTTCGACACCGTGCGCATGACGACGACGTTATCGAACTCCGCGGCGCGCGGCATCCACGTTCTCTCGGCGAAGGGCTGGTACGCCTCGTCGATCACGACGAGACTTTCTGTCGCCGCCGCGATCACGCGTTCGATGTCGGCGTCGTCGTAGCGCGTGCCGGTCGGATTGTTCGGATACGCAAGATAGACGAGCGCGGGCGCGTGTTCGTCAACGGCGGCGATCAGCGCGTCGGCGTTCAGGGTGAAATCGGCATTAAGCGGCACGCCGATAAATTCGAGATGCGCGAACGCCGCCGACAGTTGATACATGACGAAGCCTGGCACCGGTGCGACGACTTTTGCGCCCGGCTTCGAACACGCGACCGACATCATGCTGATCAACTCGTCCGAGCCGTTGCCGAGCAGCACGTCGCACGCAGCCGGAACGTGCATTGCGCGCTTGAGCTTCGCGATGAGTTCCGCCGGGCGCGGCGCGGGGTAACGGTTCAGCGCGACGCCCGCGAGGTGCGCGCCAAGTTGTTGCGCGAGCGCGTCGGGCAGCGTGTAGGGATTTTCCATCGCGTCGAGCTTGATGAGGCCCGTGGATTCCGGCACGGGATAGCTCGTCATCGCGAGAACGTCGGGACGAATGATGTCGATCGGTGTGGTCATGGTGGCGCTGCTGGCGCTGGCGGCGGCTCTGAGGCCGCCTCGTTCAATTCAACGGCCCGCTTCAGCCGACGTTTTTCATCCGGTATTCGGCGCTCTTCGCGTGCGCCTGCAAGCCCTCGCCATACGCGAGTTCCGCCGCGATTTCGCCCAATGTCTGCGCGCCGTCCGAACTCACTTCGATGACGCTCGAACGCTTCATGAAGTCGTAGACGCCGAGCGGCGACGAAAAGCGAGCGGTCCGCGAAGTCGGCAGCACGTGATTCGGCCCGGCGCAGTAGTCGCCGAGGCTTTCGCTCGTGTAGCGGCCGAGGAACATCGCGCCAGCGTTGTGAATCTGCGCGGCCCACTGATGCGGGTCCAGCGCGGAAATCTCCAGATGCTCCGGCGCGATGTCGTTGGCGATGGCGCAGGCTTCGGCCATGTCTTTCACCTTGATGAGCGCGCCGCGGTCTTCGAGCGAGCGCTGGATGACGTCGCGCCGCGGCATCGCGGGAAGCAGTTCGACGATGGCGTCCTCGACGCGCTGAATGAACGCCGCGTCGGGGCACAGCAGAATGGATTGCGCGAGTTCGTCGTGTTCGGCTTGCGAGAACAGGTCCATCGCGACCCAGCGCGGATCGGTAGTCGCGTCGCAAATCACGAGAATCTCGGATGGTCCCGCGATCATGTCGATGCCGACGGTTCCGAACACGCGACGCTTCGCCGACGCCACATACGCGTTGCCCGGACCGCAAATCTTGTCGACAGCCGGCACGGTCTGCGTGCCGTACGCGAGCGCGCCGACAGCCTGCGCGCCGCCGATGGTGAACACGCGATCCACGCCGCCGAGCAGCGCGGCCGCGAGCACGAGCGGATTCTTCACGCCATCCGGCGTGGGCACGACCATCACGATTTCCTTCACGCCCGCGACGCGCGCCGGAATCGCGTTCATCAGCACCGACGACGGATACGCCGCCTTGCCGCCCGGCACGTAGATGCCCGCGCGGTCGAGCGGCGTCACCTTCTGGCCGAGCACGGTGCCGTCGGCTTCGGTGTACTGCCAGCTATGGCTGCCGCATTCGATGCGCTGTTTTTCGTGATAGCCGCGCACGCGCGCCGCCGCCGCTTCGAGCGCCGCGCGGCGCTTCGGCTCCAGACCTTCCAGCGCGGCTTCCATCTCGGACGCGGGCAATTCGAGCGCCGCGACGCTGTCCGCTTTCAGGCGATCGAACTTGTTCGTGTATTCGAGCACGGCTTCGTCGCCGCGCGCTTTCACGTCCGCGAGAATCTGCGCGACGGCGCGCTCGATGGCTTCGTCCTCGCTCGCTTCGAACGCGAGCACCGCGCGCAGCGCCTTTTGAAAACCATCGGTGCTGGAATCGAGCTTACGAATCTTGATAGACATGCTGGTTTCCGATTGTGCTTGGGCGGCAGGCGTGATGCGGCCGCCCTAGTTGTTCGTTGCTGCCGAGGCACGCTCGAACGCGTCGAGATAGGGCTTCAGCGCCGCGCGCTTCAACTTGAGCGCCGCCTGATTCACCACCAGTCGCGACGAAATCTGCATGATCTCTTCGACCTCGACCAGGTTGTTCGCGCGCAGCGTGCCGCCGGAGCTCACCAGATCGACGATCGCATCCGCGAGGCCGACGAGCGGCGCGAGTTCCATCGAACCGTACAGCTTGATCAGATCGACGTGGACGCCCTTCGCCGCGAAGTGTTCGCGCGCCGTCTCGGTGTATTTCGTCGCGACGCGCAGCCGCGCGCCCTGGCGCACCGCGTTCGCGTAGTCGAAGCCCGACTTCACGGCCACCGACATCCGGCAGCGCGCAATGTTCAGATCCACCGGCTGATACAGACCGCCGCCGCCATGCTCGATCAGCACGTCCTTGCCCGCCACGCCGAAATCCGCCGCGCCGTATTCGACGTACGTCGGCACGTCGGTCGCGCGCACGATGATCACGCGCAGGTTCGGGTTCGTGGTCGGAAGAATCAGCTTGCGCGAGCTTTCCGGATCTTCGGCGACCTGCACGCCGGCTGCCGCGAGCAGCGGCACCGTTTCCTCGAAGATACGCCCTTTCGAGAGCGCGAGCGTGAGCGGCGCGCT
The Caballeronia sp. M1242 DNA segment above includes these coding regions:
- the hisC gene encoding histidinol-phosphate transaminase, with amino-acid sequence MTTPIDIIRPDVLAMTSYPVPESTGLIKLDAMENPYTLPDALAQQLGAHLAGVALNRYPAPRPAELIAKLKRAMHVPAACDVLLGNGSDELISMMSVACSKPGAKVVAPVPGFVMYQLSAAFAHLEFIGVPLNADFTLNADALIAAVDEHAPALVYLAYPNNPTGTRYDDADIERVIAAATESLVVIDEAYQPFAERTWMPRAAEFDNVVVMRTVSKLGLAGIRLGYMAGSPAWIAQFDKVRPPYNINVLTQATADFLLDHLDLLDAQAAALREARADLAREVAALPGMTVYPSAGNFLLVRVPDAALAFETLLTSRVLVKNVSKMHPLLTNCVRLTVGTAEENAQMLAALRKLAPN
- the hisG gene encoding ATP phosphoribosyltransferase, with product MSSLPQTSSSVEASAPLTLALSKGRIFEETVPLLAAAGVQVAEDPESSRKLILPTTNPNLRVIIVRATDVPTYVEYGAADFGVAGKDVLIEHGGGGLYQPVDLNIARCRMSVAVKSGFDYANAVRQGARLRVATKYTETAREHFAAKGVHVDLIKLYGSMELAPLVGLADAIVDLVSSGGTLRANNLVEVEEIMQISSRLVVNQAALKLKRAALKPYLDAFERASAATNN
- the hisI gene encoding phosphoribosyl-AMP cyclohydrolase, coding for MSDPTNWLDKVKWDANGLVPVIAQEASTNDVLMFAWMNREALAKTIELKRAVYFSRSRQRLWFKGEESGHVQHVYEVRLDCDEDVVLLKVEQVSGIACHTGRHSCFFQKFEGTAEGGEWVAVEPVLKDPESIYK
- the hisA gene encoding 1-(5-phosphoribosyl)-5-[(5-phosphoribosylamino)methylideneamino]imidazole-4-carboxamide isomerase, giving the protein MLLIPAIDLKDGQCVRLKQGDMDQATIFSEDPAAMARHWVDKGARRLHLVDLNGAFAGKPKNGDAIRAIIEEVGSEIPVQLGGGIRDLNTIERYLDDGLSYVIIGTAAVKNPGFLQDACSAFGGHIIVGLDAKDGKVATDGWSKLTGHEVVDLGRKFEDYGCESIIYTDIGRDGMLQGINIDATVRLAQAVKIPVIASGGLSSISDIESLCEVEDEGIEGVICGRAIYSGDLDFKAAQTRADALREADDA
- the hisB gene encoding imidazoleglycerol-phosphate dehydratase HisB encodes the protein MRIAEVVRNTSETQIRVKLDLDGTGKQKLATGVPFLDHMLDQIARHGLFDLEIEAHGDLHIDDHHTVEDTGITLGQAVAKAIGDRKGIRRYGHSYVPLDEALSRVVIDFSGRPGLEFHVPFTRSRIGTFDVDLTIEFFRGFVNHAGVTLHIDNLRGINAHHQVETVFKAFGRALRMAVEVDERAAGQIPSTKGSL
- the hisD gene encoding histidinol dehydrogenase, which codes for MSIKIRKLDSSTDGFQKALRAVLAFEASEDEAIERAVAQILADVKARGDEAVLEYTNKFDRLKADSVAALELPASEMEAALEGLEPKRRAALEAAAARVRGYHEKQRIECGSHSWQYTEADGTVLGQKVTPLDRAGIYVPGGKAAYPSSVLMNAIPARVAGVKEIVMVVPTPDGVKNPLVLAAALLGGVDRVFTIGGAQAVGALAYGTQTVPAVDKICGPGNAYVASAKRRVFGTVGIDMIAGPSEILVICDATTDPRWVAMDLFSQAEHDELAQSILLCPDAAFIQRVEDAIVELLPAMPRRDVIQRSLEDRGALIKVKDMAEACAIANDIAPEHLEISALDPHQWAAQIHNAGAMFLGRYTSESLGDYCAGPNHVLPTSRTARFSSPLGVYDFMKRSSVIEVSSDGAQTLGEIAAELAYGEGLQAHAKSAEYRMKNVG
- the hisF gene encoding imidazole glycerol phosphate synthase subunit HisF, which translates into the protein MALAKRIIPCLDVTAGRVVKGVNFVELRDAGDPVEIARRYDDQGADELTFLDITATSDQRDLILPIIEAVASQVFIPLTVGGGVRAVEDVRRLLNAGADKISMNSSAVANPQLVRDASDKHGSQCIVVAIDAKRVSGEGEPPRWEVFTHGGRKATGIDAVEWARKMAELGAGEILLTSMDRDGTKAGFDLALTRAVSDAVPVPVIASGGVGSLKHLADGIVEGHADAVLAASIFHYGEHTVGEAKRFMADQGISVRI
- a CDS encoding phosphoribosyl-ATP diphosphatase, which gives rise to MTQATTLDTLLRLAAVIDSRKGGDPEQSYVSRLFHKGDDAVLKKIGEEATEVVLAAKDARHGGAPKALVGEVADLWFHCLVMLSHFDLSPADVVAELERREGLSGIEEKALRKSREREQNGG
- a CDS encoding YchE family NAAT transporter, encoding MDLFKSFISLLALINPIGAIPFFLSLTSQQSDVEKRNTIRVACISVFCVIAVTALLGQQIIAFFGISVGSFEVGGGIIMLLMAISMLNAQVGNARSTPEERMEAEERNSIAVVPLAIPLLTGPGSISTVIVYAASAQHWYDRFGLVVLGAIIAALCFGALNLAEPIARWVGRTGINIGTRLMGLMLSALAVEFIVNGLKALMPTLK
- the hisH gene encoding imidazole glycerol phosphate synthase subunit HisH; amino-acid sequence: MKTSIAIVDYGMGNLRSVYQALKKAAPDADVAIVDQPQAIHAADRIVLPGQGAMRDCMAHLGQSGLQEAVMQASREKPMLGVCVGEQMLFDWSEEGDTRGLGLFPGKVVRFQLEGRVQDDGSRFKVPQMGWNRVRQTQAHPVWDGIADGAFFYFVHSYHVAPENPAHTSGETVYGDAFTSAVARDNIFATQFHPEKSADAGLRLYRNFVHWNP